From the genome of Mesorhizobium japonicum MAFF 303099, one region includes:
- the miaB gene encoding tRNA (N6-isopentenyl adenosine(37)-C2)-methylthiotransferase MiaB: MDLNTIESDDIGSVAGEPAVRATAAKKVFIKTYGCQMNVYDSQRMGDALAADGYTATDAIDEADLVLLNTCHIREKAAEKVYSELGRIRDMKAERAIAGRELLIGVAGCVAQAEGAEIIRRSPAVDLVIGPQTYHRLPDVLARVRGGEKIVETDYAIEDKFDHLPQPKRAEVIKRGVTAFLTVQEGCDKFCTFCVVPYTRGSEVSRPVAQIVAEAERLAEAGVREVTLLGQNVNAWHGQGENGEEWGLGRLLFRLAEIPGLARLRYTTSHPRDMDDELISAHRDLPSLMPYLHLPVQSGSDRILKAMNRRHTARDYLALLDRIRAARPDIALSGDFIVGFPGETEADFEATMELVRQVNYASAFSFKYSPRPGTPGAEMPDHVPETLKDERLQRLQALLLKQQQGFGSSLVGSTIDTLIEKPGRQAGQKVGRTPWLQPVIVDEKAGEIGDIIQVRITKTGYNSLFAELA, translated from the coding sequence ATGGACTTGAACACGATTGAAAGCGACGACATCGGCAGCGTGGCCGGAGAGCCGGCAGTGCGCGCCACGGCCGCGAAAAAGGTCTTCATCAAGACCTATGGCTGCCAGATGAACGTCTATGATTCACAGCGCATGGGCGATGCGCTGGCCGCCGACGGCTACACCGCGACCGATGCCATCGACGAGGCCGATCTGGTGCTGCTCAACACCTGCCATATCAGGGAGAAGGCGGCGGAAAAGGTCTATTCCGAGCTCGGCCGCATCCGTGACATGAAGGCGGAGCGCGCCATCGCCGGCCGTGAACTGCTGATCGGCGTCGCCGGCTGCGTGGCGCAGGCCGAGGGCGCTGAGATCATCCGCCGTTCGCCGGCCGTCGACCTGGTCATCGGGCCGCAGACCTATCACCGTCTGCCCGACGTGCTGGCGCGGGTGCGCGGCGGCGAGAAGATCGTCGAGACCGACTATGCCATCGAAGACAAGTTCGACCATCTGCCGCAGCCCAAGCGCGCCGAGGTCATCAAGCGCGGCGTCACCGCCTTCCTCACCGTGCAGGAGGGCTGCGACAAGTTCTGCACCTTCTGCGTCGTGCCCTATACAAGGGGCTCTGAAGTGTCGCGGCCGGTGGCGCAGATCGTCGCCGAGGCCGAACGTCTGGCCGAAGCCGGCGTGCGCGAGGTGACGCTGCTTGGCCAGAACGTCAATGCCTGGCACGGCCAAGGCGAGAACGGCGAGGAATGGGGCCTTGGCCGCCTGCTGTTCCGGCTGGCCGAAATCCCTGGACTGGCGCGGCTGCGCTATACCACCAGCCACCCGCGCGACATGGACGACGAACTGATATCAGCCCACCGCGACCTGCCGTCGTTGATGCCCTATCTGCATCTGCCGGTGCAATCGGGGTCCGACCGCATCTTGAAGGCGATGAACCGCAGGCACACGGCCAGGGATTATCTGGCCCTGCTCGACCGCATCCGTGCCGCGCGGCCCGATATCGCTTTGTCCGGCGACTTCATCGTCGGCTTCCCCGGCGAGACGGAGGCCGATTTCGAGGCGACCATGGAACTGGTGCGCCAGGTGAACTACGCCTCGGCCTTTTCGTTCAAATATTCGCCGCGCCCCGGCACGCCGGGCGCCGAGATGCCTGATCATGTGCCCGAAACGCTCAAGGACGAGCGGCTGCAGCGCCTGCAGGCACTGCTGTTGAAGCAGCAGCAGGGCTTCGGTTCGAGCCTGGTCGGCAGCACCATCGACACGCTGATCGAGAAGCCCGGCCGGCAGGCCGGCCAGAAGGTTGGCCGCACACCTTGGCTGCAGCCGGTTATTGTTGATGAAAAGGCCGGCGAAATCGGTGACATTATCCAGGTGCGAATCACGAAGACGGGCTACAATAGCCTGTTCGCCGAATTGGCCTGA